A genomic region of Plasmodium falciparum 3D7 genome assembly, chromosome: 11 contains the following coding sequences:
- a CDS encoding early transcribed membrane protein 11.2: MKITKIFYFFAALLALNFIAPNYFNGYVEAKKALTPAEKKKRNQQIMLISGITSALALLIGAGVGLGIHYKNKNNGDEKKDKAGAKTITATPKN, from the coding sequence ATGAAAATCACAAAgatcttttatttcttcgCCGCCTTATTGGCCTTAAACTTCATTGCCCCAAACTACTTTAACGGATATGTAGAAGCAAAGAAAGCTTTAACACCAgctgaaaagaaaaagagaaaCCAACAAATCATGTTAATCTCTGGTATTACCTCAGCTTTAGCACTTCTCATTGGTGCTGGTGTAGGTCTCGGAATCCACTACAAGAACAAGAATAACGGTGATGAAAAGAAAGATAAAGCAGGAGCAAAAACCATCACCGCCACTCCAAAAAACTAA